Within the Iodidimonas sp. SYSU 1G8 genome, the region ATGCACACGGTGGACACCGGCGCCTTGATGTACTGCATGGTATCGTAGATCGCGAGTCCCGAGGTGACGATGCCGCCCGGCGAGTTCACGTAGAGCGCGATCTCCTTGCCGGGATTTTCGGCCTCGAGGAACAGCAGCTGGGCGCAGATCAGGCTGGAGACGCCGTCATCGATCGGCCCCACCAGGAAGATGATCCGCTCCTTGAGCATGCGCGAGTAGATGTCGTACGCACGCTCGCCGCGATTGCTCTGCTCGACCACCATGGGAACGAGAGCACTGTAGATTTCGTAAGGATCCCTCATCGCACCGCCTTGTTTTCCGGAGGCCCAGTTCAACGTGAACTAGGCCTCATGATTGGTTTTCAAAGGGTCTGACCGCTGACGGCCGCACCCCGATCGGTTCGACGCGTGGGCAGGCCAGGATTAGCTGGCGGCGGCCTCGGTCTCCTCGTCGGGGTCGCGGAACAGAGTCTCGCGATCGACTTCCTTCTCCGTAACTTCGGCCTTCTCCAGGATAAAGTCTATCACCTTATCCTCGAAAAGCGGGGCGCGGATCTGCTGCAGCGCGTCGGGGTTCTTCTGATAGAACTCGAACACGCGGCGCTCCTGGCCCGGGAAGCGCTGGGCTTCCATCATGATGGCCCGGTTCAGCTCTTCCGCCGTCACGGTGATCTCGTTGGTATCGCCGATCGTCGACAGCAGCAGGCCGAGGCGCACGCGGCGGATCGCGATGTTGCGATACTCCTCGCGAAGCTCCTCTTCCGGCTTGTCGGCCGTCGACAGGTCCTTGCCTTCTTCCTTCAGGCTGCGCTCGAAATCCTGCCAGATCTGGTTGAACTCCATGTCGACCATGCCTTCCGGCACCGGGAAATCATGCATTTCCGCCAACTGATCGAGCATGGCCCGCTTCAGCTTCATGCGCGAGACCCGGTTGTAGTCGGCGCCGATCTGTTCCTTGAGGCGCTCGCGCACTTCGTCGAGCGTCTCCATGCCGAGCTTCTTGGCCAGCTCGTCATCCACAGCGACTTCACTCGCGGTCTTGACTTCCTTTACCGTGACCTCGAACACCGCGGCCTGCCCGGCAAGATCGGCCGAACCGTAATCCTCGGGGAAGGTCACGTTGACGTCGCGGCTGTCGCCGGCCTTGACACCGACGAGCTGGTCCTCGAAGCCCGGGATCAGCGAGTTGGAGCCGAGTACCAGCTGATAATCCTCGGCGGCGCCGCCCTCGAAGGCCTCGCCATCGCGCTTGCCGACGAAATCGATCACCACCGCGTCGCCGGTCTGGGCCTCATGGCCGTCCGGCGCGGTCTCGTAGCTCTTCTGCTGGTCGGCGATGCGCTTCAGCGCGTCATCGATCTCGCTGTCCGGAACCGGCGAGAATTCCTTCTCCAGCTTCACGGTGGACAGATCGCCCGGGACGATTTCCGGCAGGATCTCGACCGACATTTCATATTCCAGATCGCTGCCCTTCTCGAAGGACTTGATCTCGATGTTCGGGCGCATGGCCGGGCGCAGGGAGTTCTGCTCCAGCGCCTCGCGCGAGGTGGTATTCACCGTTTCCTCGAGCACTTCGCCCAGCAGCGCGTCGCCATGCAGCTTGCGCAGATGCTTGACCGGCACCTTGCCGGGGCGGAAGCCCGGCAGGCGGATCCTGGTCGCAAGCTGCTCCAGCTTCTCGTGCAGCTTGCTGTCGAGCACGTCGGCCTCGACGGTGATTTTATACTCGCGCTTCAGGCCTTCGGCGCTGGTCTCGGTGACTTGCATAGTACGTCCGAACTCTGTTGGTGCTTCTAAATACAGACGGATTCTTGCGTTGTTGGTGCGGGCGAAGGGACTCGAACCCCCACGAGTTTCCTCACTGGAACCTAAATCCAGCGCGTCTACCAATTCCGCCACGCCCGCCACCTTCGTGGCGCAACTGCAATCCCGCCCCGCTCAGGGGGCGGACCTATAGCACACCTTTTTCGCGCAACGCCAGCGATCTTGAAACACAGGGTTCACGCAAGCTCGCGCAGCACGGCAGGAATGGTTTCCGTCAGGTCCTCGGCGATCAGGCCGGGGCCGAACAGCGTGGCGGCACGGCCATGTAACCACGCTCCGGCGGAGGCGGCCTCGAACGCGGGCATGCCCTGGGCGAGCAGCCCGATGATCAGGCCGGCCAGCACGTCGCCCGAACCGGCCGTGGCCAGGGTCGGCGGCGCGTTGGCGTTGATGGCGGCGCGCCCGTCCGGCGCGGCGATCACCGTGTCCGCCCCCTTGAGAAGGACCACCGCCCCTGCCCGGCGCGCGGCCGCCCGCGCGCGGTCGATCCGGCAGCCCTCGACCAGATCCGGAAAGACCCGCGAAAACTCGCCGTCATGGGGGGTGAGCACGCACGGACCGTCGATGGCGGCGAACAGATCATCGGGCCGGTCACGGAAGGACGTCAACCCGTCGGCGTCGATCACGCAGAAGCGGCCGCTGGCCAATGCCGCGCACGTCATCTCGCGGGTCTGCGGGCCGACGCCGCCGCCCGGTCCGATCAGGATCGCGTTGCGGCGCGGGTCCGCGAGCACCGTCGAGAAGTTGTCAAAGGCAAGTGTCATGACCGCGTTGAGCTGGGCCGCATGGGCCGGCAGGGCATCGGGTGGACATGCCACGGTCACCAGCCCCGCGCCCACTCGCAACGCCGCGCGCGCCGCGAGCCGCGCCGCCCCACCCTGGGCCAGCGGCCCCGACACCACGACCGCGTGCCCGCGCGCGTACTTGTGAGC harbors:
- a CDS encoding NAD(P)H-hydrate dehydratase, yielding MNGVELLTVEQMYRADALAIAAGTPGLVLMENAGWAVADVILAAHAPCPVAILCGPGNNGGDGFVVARLLSERGWTVRLGLLGEVARLKGDAAEMAARWNGPIEPLTPDLLANAGLVVDALFGAGLDRPIEGVAAAVVDAVNARGVPVLAVDVPSGVEGTRGFIKGPAVRASRTVTFFRKKPAHLLIDSRVLAGPVTVADIGIPDAVLETIRPELWENEPPLWRAAYPFPRIEAHKYARGHAVVVSGPLAQGGAARLAARAALRVGAGLVTVACPPDALPAHAAQLNAVMTLAFDNFSTVLADPRRNAILIGPGGGVGPQTREMTCAALASGRFCVIDADGLTSFRDRPDDLFAAIDGPCVLTPHDGEFSRVFPDLVEGCRIDRARAAARRAGAVVLLKGADTVIAAPDGRAAINANAPPTLATAGSGDVLAGLIIGLLAQGMPAFEAASAGAWLHGRAATLFGPGLIAEDLTETIPAVLRELA
- the tig gene encoding trigger factor; this translates as MQVTETSAEGLKREYKITVEADVLDSKLHEKLEQLATRIRLPGFRPGKVPVKHLRKLHGDALLGEVLEETVNTTSREALEQNSLRPAMRPNIEIKSFEKGSDLEYEMSVEILPEIVPGDLSTVKLEKEFSPVPDSEIDDALKRIADQQKSYETAPDGHEAQTGDAVVIDFVGKRDGEAFEGGAAEDYQLVLGSNSLIPGFEDQLVGVKAGDSRDVNVTFPEDYGSADLAGQAAVFEVTVKEVKTASEVAVDDELAKKLGMETLDEVRERLKEQIGADYNRVSRMKLKRAMLDQLAEMHDFPVPEGMVDMEFNQIWQDFERSLKEEGKDLSTADKPEEELREEYRNIAIRRVRLGLLLSTIGDTNEITVTAEELNRAIMMEAQRFPGQERRVFEFYQKNPDALQQIRAPLFEDKVIDFILEKAEVTEKEVDRETLFRDPDEETEAAAS